One part of the Pannonibacter sp. XCT-53 genome encodes these proteins:
- a CDS encoding helicase HerA-like domain-containing protein: MSESIFIGGSGKDEVLSLKLANRHGLITGATGTGKTVTLQILAEGFSRAGVPVFCADVKGDLSGIAMPGDPKDFLLKRAEQIGIADSYDFEGFPAVFWDLFGEQGHPLRATVSEIGPLLLARMLDLNDTQEGVLNIAFELADDEGLLLLDLKDLRAMIAHVGERAQELSKVYGNVSAASVGAIQRALLVLEREGADQFFGEPALDISDFARTTRDGLGIVNILAADKLMHSPRLYATFLLWMLSELFEELPEVGDPEKPKLVFFFDEAHLLFTEAPKALLQKVEQVVRLIRSKGVGVYFVTQNPLDVPETVLAQLGNRVQHALRAFTPRDQKAVRAAAETFRPNPDLDTAQVITELGVGEALVSTLEGKGIPTVVQRTLIRPPSSRMGPVTASERRDCIESSPLFGLYERSRDRESAYEVLLERARKQQEREEGERGREADEEARGGTRRTRSGFQVPDFGRDDTRGPAREPARRPRASSRDSVVEAGMKSAARSLGSSLGRALVRGVLGSLKRGF, from the coding sequence TTGAGCGAGAGCATTTTCATCGGCGGCAGCGGCAAGGACGAGGTGCTGAGCCTGAAGCTGGCCAACCGCCACGGCCTGATCACCGGGGCCACCGGCACCGGCAAGACCGTCACCCTGCAGATCCTGGCCGAAGGCTTTTCCAGGGCGGGCGTACCCGTGTTCTGTGCCGACGTGAAGGGCGACCTGTCCGGCATCGCCATGCCGGGTGACCCGAAGGACTTCCTGCTGAAACGCGCCGAACAGATCGGCATTGCCGACAGCTATGACTTCGAGGGCTTCCCGGCGGTGTTCTGGGACCTGTTCGGCGAGCAGGGGCATCCGCTGCGCGCCACCGTCTCCGAGATCGGGCCGCTGCTGCTCGCCCGCATGCTGGATCTCAACGACACCCAGGAAGGCGTGCTCAACATCGCCTTCGAGCTGGCCGATGACGAGGGCCTGCTGCTGCTGGATCTCAAGGACCTGCGGGCGATGATCGCCCATGTGGGCGAGCGGGCGCAGGAGCTGTCGAAGGTCTATGGCAACGTCTCGGCCGCCTCGGTCGGCGCGATCCAGCGGGCACTGCTGGTGCTGGAGCGCGAGGGCGCGGACCAGTTCTTCGGCGAGCCGGCCCTGGACATTTCCGACTTCGCCCGCACGACGCGCGACGGGCTCGGGATCGTCAACATCCTGGCGGCCGACAAGCTGATGCACTCGCCGCGGCTCTACGCCACCTTCCTGCTCTGGATGCTGTCGGAGCTGTTCGAGGAGCTGCCCGAGGTCGGCGATCCGGAGAAGCCGAAGCTGGTGTTCTTCTTCGACGAGGCACATCTGCTCTTCACCGAAGCCCCCAAGGCCTTGCTGCAGAAGGTGGAGCAGGTGGTCCGCCTGATCCGCTCCAAGGGCGTTGGCGTCTATTTCGTCACGCAGAACCCGCTCGACGTGCCGGAAACGGTGCTGGCGCAGCTTGGCAACCGGGTGCAGCACGCCCTGCGTGCCTTCACGCCCCGCGACCAGAAGGCGGTGCGGGCGGCGGCCGAGACGTTCCGGCCCAATCCGGATCTCGACACGGCGCAGGTGATCACCGAGCTGGGCGTCGGCGAGGCGCTGGTGTCGACGCTGGAGGGCAAGGGCATCCCGACCGTCGTGCAGCGGACGCTGATCCGCCCGCCCTCCTCGCGGATGGGGCCGGTGACGGCATCGGAACGGCGCGATTGCATCGAATCGAGCCCGCTCTTCGGTCTTTACGAGCGCAGCCGTGACCGGGAGTCCGCCTACGAGGTGCTCCTGGAGCGCGCGCGCAAGCAGCAGGAGCGCGAGGAGGGCGAGCGTGGACGCGAGGCCGACGAGGAAGCCCGCGGCGGCACGCGGCGCACCCGCAGCGGCTTCCAGGTGCCGGATTTCGGCCGCGACGACACGCGCGGCCCCGCCCGCGAGCCCGCACGGCGCCCCCGGGCGTCCAGCCGCGACAGCGTGGTGGAGGCCGGCATGAAGTCGGCCGCGCGCAGTCTGGGCTCGTCGCTCGGCCGGGCCTTGGTGCGCGGGGTTCTGGGCTCGCTGAAACGCGGCTTCTGA
- a CDS encoding aminotransferase-like domain-containing protein, with the protein MATIRARIAARSLGPGERLPSIRRLAEALAVSPGTVVEAYDRLAAEGLIRARRGSGFFVAGQALPPLQLADPAPAARAVDPFWVSRLALEADDSVPKPGCGWLPPDWMPEAALRRGLRQLARAETGVLTDYGGSRGSARLRRLLLARLAEEGLEVGPGHLALTGSGTEALDLVCRLQLSPGDTVLVDDPCYFNFQALLKAHQVRLVSVPYTGTGPDPAAFEAVLATEKPRLYLTNSALHNPTGATLSPAVAHRILVAAGAAGMTIVEDDIFADLEPEPSVRLAALDGLKRVIRIGSFSKTLSASVRCGYIVAPPDWIEALTDLQIATRFGGPSPLAAELIAEVLTGGTYRKHVEDLRRRLERSRRDAAHALARLGFTPALMPRGGFYLWCRLPDGLPEGIPEPRSDGQSDRHPRAPSATALAERARASPTPLVLAPGNVFSPTRTADAYMRFNAPHTMMPGVLERLAAVMA; encoded by the coding sequence ATGGCCACCATCCGCGCGCGGATTGCCGCCCGCAGCCTTGGCCCGGGCGAGCGGCTGCCCTCGATCCGCCGGCTGGCCGAGGCCCTCGCCGTTTCGCCGGGCACCGTGGTGGAGGCCTATGACCGGCTTGCCGCCGAGGGGCTGATCCGCGCCCGGCGCGGCTCCGGCTTCTTCGTTGCCGGGCAGGCCCTGCCGCCCTTGCAGCTCGCCGACCCCGCTCCCGCAGCACGGGCGGTCGATCCGTTCTGGGTGTCGCGGCTGGCGCTGGAGGCCGATGACAGCGTGCCCAAGCCCGGCTGCGGCTGGCTGCCGCCCGACTGGATGCCGGAGGCCGCGCTCCGCCGGGGCCTGCGCCAGCTTGCCCGGGCCGAAACCGGCGTGCTCACGGACTATGGCGGCAGCCGGGGCTCGGCGCGGCTGCGCCGCCTGCTGCTTGCCCGCCTTGCGGAGGAAGGACTGGAGGTCGGCCCCGGCCATCTCGCGCTCACCGGATCGGGCACCGAGGCGCTGGATCTCGTCTGCCGGCTGCAGCTGTCGCCCGGCGACACGGTGCTGGTCGACGATCCCTGCTACTTCAACTTCCAGGCGCTGCTGAAGGCGCATCAGGTGCGGCTTGTCAGCGTGCCCTACACGGGCACCGGCCCGGATCCGGCCGCCTTCGAGGCGGTGCTCGCTACCGAGAAGCCCCGGCTCTATCTCACCAATTCTGCCCTGCACAATCCGACCGGCGCCACCCTGTCTCCGGCGGTGGCGCACCGCATCCTCGTTGCCGCCGGGGCGGCCGGCATGACGATCGTCGAGGACGACATCTTCGCCGATCTGGAGCCCGAGCCCTCCGTCCGCCTCGCTGCCCTCGATGGCCTCAAGCGCGTGATCCGCATCGGCAGCTTTTCCAAGACCCTGTCCGCCTCGGTGCGCTGCGGCTACATCGTCGCCCCGCCGGACTGGATCGAGGCGCTGACCGACCTGCAGATCGCCACCCGCTTCGGCGGCCCCAGCCCGCTTGCCGCCGAGCTGATTGCCGAGGTCCTGACCGGCGGCACCTATCGCAAGCATGTGGAGGACCTGCGCCGCCGTCTCGAGCGCAGCCGCCGCGACGCCGCCCACGCCCTCGCCCGCCTCGGCTTTACCCCCGCCCTGATGCCGCGCGGTGGCTTCTACCTCTGGTGCCGCCTGCCAGACGGCCTGCCGGAAGGCATTCCAGAGCCCCGGTCAGATGGCCAATCAGACCGCCACCCCCGGGCTCCATCCGCCACCGCGCTGGCCGAACGCGCCCGGGCAAGCCCCACGCCCCTCGTCCTTGCCCCCGGCAACGTCTTCAGCCCCACCCGCACCGCCGACGCCTACATGCGTTTCAACGCCCCGCACACAATGATGCCGGGCGTGCTGGAGCGGCTGGCAGCGGTGATGGCGTGA
- the panB gene encoding 3-methyl-2-oxobutanoate hydroxymethyltransferase, with amino-acid sequence MSASASVKSVTPPMVERRKGGTPLVCLTAYTTPVAAIADRHCDIILVGDSVGMVLHGLPSTLGVTLEMMILHGKAVRRGVEKALLVVDMPFGTYEESPEQAFRNAARLVAETGCAAVKLEGGVTMAETIRFLTRRGIPVMAHVGLTPQAVNSFGGYKVQGRGEDGERIVADARAVAEAGAFSVVLEKVPDALARRITAEVPIPTIGIGASAACDGQVLVIDDMLGMFTAFRPKFVKRYAELGHSAEAAVAAYAEDVRTRAFPAADHVFGDGADMSSLITPKAEGAE; translated from the coding sequence ATGAGTGCATCGGCTTCCGTGAAGTCCGTGACACCGCCGATGGTGGAACGGCGCAAGGGCGGCACCCCGCTCGTATGCCTGACGGCCTACACGACCCCCGTGGCGGCCATCGCCGACCGGCATTGCGACATCATCCTCGTCGGCGACAGCGTCGGCATGGTGCTGCATGGCCTGCCGTCGACGCTCGGCGTGACGCTCGAGATGATGATCCTGCATGGCAAGGCGGTGCGACGCGGCGTGGAGAAGGCGCTGCTGGTCGTCGACATGCCCTTCGGCACCTATGAGGAAAGCCCGGAGCAGGCCTTCCGCAATGCCGCCCGGCTGGTGGCGGAGACCGGCTGCGCGGCGGTGAAGCTGGAAGGCGGCGTGACCATGGCCGAGACCATCCGCTTCCTGACCCGGCGCGGCATCCCGGTGATGGCGCATGTCGGGCTGACGCCGCAGGCGGTCAACAGCTTCGGCGGCTACAAGGTGCAAGGGCGCGGCGAGGACGGCGAACGCATTGTCGCCGACGCCCGTGCGGTGGCGGAAGCCGGTGCCTTTTCCGTCGTGCTCGAGAAGGTGCCCGATGCCCTCGCCCGGCGCATCACGGCCGAAGTTCCCATTCCGACCATCGGCATCGGCGCGTCTGCGGCCTGCGACGGTCAGGTGCTCGTCATCGACGACATGCTGGGCATGTTCACGGCCTTCCGGCCGAAGTTCGTCAAGCGCTATGCCGAACTCGGCCATTCGGCCGAAGCGGCCGTGGCGGCCTATGCCGAGGACGTGCGCACCCGGGCCTTCCCGGCAGCCGACCATGTCTTCGGCGACGGGGCGGACATGTCGAGCCTGATCACCCCCAAGGCGGAAGGTGCCGAATGA
- the scpA gene encoding methylmalonyl-CoA mutase, whose translation MSRIPDFSRLPLPAVSRPADAAAARTWTTPEGIDVAPVIGPDAIAGLGAPESYPGLPPFLRGPYPTMYVQQPWTIRQYAGFSTAEDSNAFYRRNLAAGQKGLSVAFDLATHRGYDSDHPRVAGDVGMAGVAIDSILDMRTLFSGIPLDQMSVSMTMNGAVLPVLALYIVAAEEQGVAQNLLSGTIQNDILKEFMVRNTYIYPPAPSMRIISDIFAYTSQNMPKFNSISISGYHMQEAGATADLELAYTIADGIEYARAGVAAGMDIDQFAPRLSFFWAIGMNFFMEVAKLRAARLIWSKLMAENFAPKSDKSLSLRTHSQTSGWSLTAQDVYNNVIRTCIEAMAATQGHTQSLHTNALDEALALPTDFSARIARNTQLFLQQESGTCAVIDPWGGSFYVEKLTQDLAEKALAHIAEVESLGGMAKAIEKGIPKLRIEEAAAKTQARIDSGAQTVVGVNRFKPVSEEPIEVLKVDNAEVRARQIEKLQRLRAERDPAVTEAALAALTEAAREGAGNLLDLSVKAARAKATVGEISLAMEQVFGRHKAEIRSISGVYKREAGAMSDKVARVQHLVERFEENDGRRPRILVAKMGQDGHDRGQKVIASAFADLGFDVDIGPLFATPEEAARQAVENDVHVVGVSSLAAGHLTLVPALKAALAAEGREDIMIVVGGVVPPQDYDALYASGATAIFPPGTVIAEAAIDLIAKLNAKLGYEGSAAA comes from the coding sequence ATGAGCCGCATTCCCGATTTTTCCCGCCTGCCGCTGCCGGCCGTCTCCCGTCCGGCCGATGCAGCCGCCGCCCGCACCTGGACGACACCGGAAGGCATCGACGTGGCCCCGGTGATCGGCCCGGATGCGATTGCCGGCCTCGGCGCCCCCGAGAGCTATCCCGGCCTGCCGCCCTTCCTGCGCGGGCCCTATCCGACCATGTATGTCCAGCAGCCCTGGACCATCCGCCAGTATGCCGGCTTCTCGACGGCAGAGGATTCCAACGCCTTCTACCGCCGCAATCTGGCAGCCGGGCAGAAGGGCCTGTCGGTCGCCTTCGACCTGGCCACCCACCGCGGCTATGACAGCGACCACCCGCGCGTGGCCGGCGACGTCGGCATGGCGGGCGTGGCCATCGACAGCATCCTCGACATGCGCACGCTGTTCTCCGGCATTCCGCTGGACCAGATGAGCGTGTCCATGACCATGAACGGCGCCGTGCTGCCGGTGCTGGCGCTCTACATCGTGGCGGCCGAAGAACAGGGTGTCGCCCAGAACCTCCTGTCAGGAACGATCCAGAACGACATCCTGAAGGAGTTCATGGTCCGCAACACCTACATCTATCCGCCCGCCCCCTCGATGCGGATCATTTCGGACATCTTTGCCTATACTTCGCAGAACATGCCGAAGTTCAATTCGATCTCGATCTCCGGCTATCACATGCAGGAAGCCGGGGCGACGGCGGACCTGGAGCTGGCCTACACCATCGCCGACGGCATCGAATATGCCCGCGCCGGTGTGGCCGCCGGCATGGACATCGACCAGTTTGCGCCGCGCCTGTCCTTCTTCTGGGCCATCGGCATGAACTTCTTCATGGAGGTCGCCAAGCTGCGCGCGGCGCGGCTGATCTGGTCGAAGCTGATGGCGGAGAACTTCGCACCGAAGAGCGACAAGTCCCTGTCGCTGCGCACGCATTCGCAGACCTCCGGCTGGTCGCTGACCGCCCAGGACGTCTACAACAACGTCATCCGCACCTGCATCGAGGCCATGGCAGCCACGCAGGGCCACACCCAGTCGCTGCACACCAACGCGCTCGACGAGGCACTCGCCCTGCCGACCGACTTCTCCGCCCGCATCGCCCGCAACACCCAGCTGTTCCTGCAGCAGGAAAGCGGCACCTGCGCCGTGATCGACCCCTGGGGCGGCTCCTTCTATGTCGAGAAGCTGACCCAGGATCTGGCGGAAAAGGCGCTGGCCCATATTGCCGAGGTGGAAAGCCTCGGCGGCATGGCCAAGGCCATCGAGAAGGGCATCCCGAAGCTGCGCATCGAGGAGGCCGCCGCCAAGACCCAGGCGCGGATCGACAGCGGCGCGCAGACCGTGGTCGGCGTCAACAGGTTCAAGCCGGTCAGCGAGGAGCCGATCGAGGTCCTCAAGGTCGACAACGCCGAAGTGCGCGCCCGCCAGATCGAGAAACTGCAGCGCCTCAGGGCCGAGCGGGACCCGGCCGTGACCGAGGCGGCCCTTGCCGCCCTCACCGAGGCCGCCCGCGAGGGCGCCGGCAACCTGCTCGACCTCTCGGTCAAGGCGGCGCGGGCCAAGGCGACGGTGGGCGAGATCAGCCTCGCCATGGAACAGGTCTTCGGCCGCCACAAGGCCGAGATCCGCTCGATCTCGGGCGTCTACAAGCGGGAGGCCGGCGCCATGTCGGACAAGGTCGCGCGCGTGCAGCATCTTGTTGAACGCTTTGAGGAAAACGACGGCCGCCGGCCGCGCATCCTGGTCGCCAAGATGGGCCAGGACGGCCATGACCGCGGCCAGAAGGTGATCGCCTCCGCCTTCGCCGACCTCGGCTTCGACGTCGACATCGGCCCGCTGTTCGCAACCCCGGAAGAGGCCGCCCGCCAGGCGGTGGAAAACGACGTCCACGTGGTCGGCGTCTCCTCGCTCGCCGCCGGTCACCTGACCCTGGTGCCGGCGCTGAAGGCGGCGCTCGCCGCGGAAGGGCGCGAGGACATCATGATCGTCGTCGGCGGCGTCGTCCCGCCGCAGGACTATGACGCGCTTTACGCCTCCGGCGCCACCGCCATCTTCCCCCCCGGCACGGTCATCGCCGAAGCCGCCATCGACCTGATCGCCAAGCTCAACGCCAAGCTCGGCTATGAGGGCAGCGCGGCGGCGTGA
- a CDS encoding helix-turn-helix transcriptional regulator — MLDEAELSTQLRTISEAGSAQLVLDVLESNLRRIGATHVLITGLPMPKRTIDSLVQRIRWADTRSGTHENVSLSANDSALFLGLASNRASVWTVTAGDMEHSRLLAAVGEGAQVVIIPVTELHPFQAFVYCAGTSLKTDKCTLAALEVLTDAAFAKLQDMGVVTAQRPGALSIRERKVLELTAFGKTASEIAELLDISQRTVHAHLQNASVKLNATNKTHTVVEALRYGQIRV, encoded by the coding sequence ATGTTGGATGAAGCTGAACTCAGCACGCAGTTGCGTACCATTTCCGAGGCCGGATCCGCCCAGCTGGTCCTCGATGTCCTTGAATCCAACCTGCGCCGCATTGGTGCGACGCATGTTCTCATCACCGGCCTGCCCATGCCCAAGCGCACGATCGACAGTCTCGTGCAGCGCATCCGCTGGGCCGACACCCGCTCCGGCACGCATGAGAATGTTTCCCTGAGCGCCAATGACAGCGCCCTGTTCCTCGGTCTGGCCTCCAACCGCGCCTCCGTCTGGACGGTCACCGCCGGCGACATGGAACACTCGCGCCTGCTGGCTGCCGTCGGCGAAGGGGCCCAGGTGGTGATCATTCCCGTGACCGAGCTTCATCCCTTCCAGGCCTTTGTCTATTGCGCCGGCACCAGCCTCAAGACCGACAAGTGCACGCTTGCCGCGCTCGAGGTCCTGACCGACGCCGCATTTGCAAAGCTGCAGGACATGGGCGTCGTCACCGCCCAGCGTCCGGGCGCCCTGTCGATCCGCGAAAGGAAGGTTCTCGAACTGACCGCCTTCGGCAAGACGGCCAGCGAGATCGCCGAACTGCTCGACATTTCGCAGCGGACGGTTCACGCCCACCTGCAGAATGCCAGCGTCAAGCTCAACGCCACGAACAAGACCCACACGGTCGTCGAGGCGCTGCGCTACGGCCAGATCCGCGTCTGA
- a CDS encoding methylmalonyl-CoA mutase family protein → MAHQQSDFAADEGRWLEAVDKALKGAPRDRLTSRTEDGLAISPLYAPRRDASPQAGRAVGAPWRIIQRIDHPDAAAANELMLQDLEGGADGIELVLASSSHARGFGVAGQDIEAFARLFDTVLLDLIEIRLDGGYETSSALALLVALAEQRGLDPSRLNLVSNSDYIGKLVHTGVLRSEIPMLRRRMLDIVGFCSDRGIAAPILNGDGRLWHDRGATAVQELAFTLAAILTYFRDLEAAGVPWDRLPQLVGVTLVAEADQFGTIAKARALRRLWAGLLEGAGLPQIPARLHMETSWRMMTRVDPYVNMLRGTVAAFAAGIGGADSVTVLPFTQALGLPDAFARRVARNTQAILIEESNLHRVADPGAGSGAIEARTEELAAAAWSLFQQIEAGGGLLQGLTEGRPQQLIREARLARDRKIATRRLPLTGVSAFPNIAEAPVRVLAVETDDVFPARHPFGLPVPGRGEQLSAVTEALKRGASLIDITASRPPVEPLRIATLPVYRVAEPYEKLREAAAVADPAKAAVFLATIGPLAQFTARATWTKNVFEAGGLRTPGGEEVADLPALVAAFRASGTRVACLVSSDRIYGESAAEAARQLAEAGAETLCLAGKPGDLEASLRAAGVSIFLHEGCDILDLLTGLHARLGLAPVPPAPAAEGSPS, encoded by the coding sequence GTGGCACATCAACAGTCTGACTTTGCGGCCGACGAAGGCCGCTGGCTCGAGGCCGTCGACAAGGCGCTGAAGGGCGCCCCCCGGGACCGGCTGACCTCCCGCACGGAGGACGGTCTGGCCATCTCGCCCCTCTATGCCCCCCGTCGGGATGCCAGCCCCCAGGCCGGCCGGGCGGTCGGCGCGCCCTGGCGCATCATCCAGCGCATCGACCATCCGGATGCGGCTGCCGCCAACGAGCTCATGCTGCAGGACCTCGAGGGGGGCGCGGACGGCATCGAGCTGGTGCTGGCCTCCTCGTCCCACGCCCGTGGCTTCGGCGTTGCCGGACAGGACATCGAGGCCTTTGCCCGGCTGTTCGACACGGTCCTCCTCGACCTGATCGAGATCCGGCTCGACGGCGGCTACGAGACCTCCTCGGCGCTCGCCCTGCTGGTCGCGCTCGCCGAGCAGCGCGGGCTTGACCCCTCGCGCCTGAACCTGGTCTCCAACAGCGACTACATCGGCAAGCTGGTCCACACCGGCGTCCTGCGCAGCGAGATCCCGATGCTGCGTCGCCGGATGCTGGACATCGTCGGCTTCTGCAGCGACCGCGGCATCGCCGCCCCGATCCTCAACGGCGACGGCCGGCTCTGGCACGACCGCGGGGCCACGGCAGTCCAGGAGCTGGCCTTCACCCTGGCCGCCATCCTCACCTATTTCCGCGACCTCGAGGCCGCCGGCGTGCCCTGGGACCGCCTGCCGCAGCTGGTCGGCGTGACACTCGTGGCGGAAGCCGACCAGTTCGGCACCATTGCCAAGGCGCGCGCGCTGCGCCGGCTCTGGGCCGGCCTGCTGGAGGGCGCCGGCCTGCCGCAGATCCCGGCCAGGCTGCACATGGAAACCTCGTGGCGGATGATGACCCGCGTCGACCCTTACGTGAACATGCTGCGCGGCACGGTCGCCGCCTTTGCCGCCGGCATCGGCGGCGCCGACAGCGTCACGGTGCTGCCCTTCACCCAGGCGCTCGGGCTGCCGGATGCCTTTGCCCGGCGCGTGGCGCGCAACACCCAGGCCATCCTGATCGAGGAAAGCAACCTGCACCGGGTCGCCGACCCGGGCGCCGGCTCCGGCGCCATCGAGGCGCGGACGGAGGAACTGGCCGCCGCCGCCTGGAGCCTTTTCCAGCAGATCGAGGCCGGCGGCGGACTGCTGCAGGGCCTGACCGAGGGCCGGCCGCAGCAACTGATCCGCGAGGCGCGCCTTGCCCGCGACCGCAAGATCGCAACCCGGCGGCTGCCGCTGACCGGCGTGAGCGCCTTCCCCAACATCGCGGAGGCCCCCGTCCGGGTGCTGGCGGTGGAAACCGACGACGTCTTCCCGGCCCGGCATCCCTTCGGCCTGCCGGTGCCGGGCCGGGGCGAGCAGCTGAGCGCGGTGACCGAGGCCCTGAAGCGGGGCGCGAGCCTGATCGACATCACGGCCTCCCGCCCGCCGGTCGAGCCGCTGCGCATCGCCACGTTGCCGGTCTACCGCGTGGCGGAACCCTACGAGAAGCTGCGCGAGGCGGCGGCGGTGGCCGATCCGGCGAAGGCGGCCGTGTTCCTTGCCACCATCGGTCCGCTGGCCCAGTTCACGGCCCGCGCGACCTGGACCAAGAACGTCTTCGAGGCGGGTGGCCTGCGCACGCCCGGTGGCGAGGAAGTGGCCGACCTCCCGGCCCTTGTCGCCGCCTTCCGGGCAAGCGGCACCCGCGTCGCCTGCCTGGTCTCCTCCGACCGGATCTATGGTGAAAGTGCCGCCGAGGCGGCGCGGCAGCTGGCGGAGGCCGGCGCCGAGACCCTGTGCCTTGCCGGCAAGCCGGGCGACCTGGAGGCCAGCCTGCGCGCCGCCGGGGTCTCGATCTTCCTGCACGAAGGCTGCGACATCCTCGACCTTCTCACCGGGCTTCATGCAAGGCTGGGCCTTGCCCCGGTGCCACCTGCTCCTGCCGCGGAGGGCAGCCCGTCATGA
- a CDS encoding DUF2780 domain-containing protein, with the protein MEELVARIMTAAGLGEETARTAIGIILRFLAKDGPQDLVPQIMAALPGAEAIMAEGQQQAGGLFGSIAGMMGGSMGAMATLNELSNAGLDLEQVKTVAREIVGFAREQAGEEVVNAAIARIPGLNQLV; encoded by the coding sequence ATGGAAGAACTCGTAGCGCGCATCATGACGGCCGCCGGGCTTGGTGAGGAGACGGCCCGCACGGCCATCGGCATCATCCTGCGGTTTCTCGCCAAGGATGGTCCGCAGGACCTCGTGCCGCAGATCATGGCGGCCTTGCCCGGCGCAGAGGCCATCATGGCGGAAGGCCAGCAGCAGGCCGGCGGCCTGTTCGGCTCCATCGCCGGCATGATGGGCGGCAGCATGGGCGCAATGGCGACGCTGAACGAGCTCTCCAACGCCGGGCTCGATCTGGAGCAGGTGAAGACCGTTGCCCGCGAGATCGTCGGCTTTGCCCGCGAACAGGCTGGCGAAGAGGTCGTAAATGCGGCGATCGCCCGCATTCCGGGATTGAATCAGCTGGTGTGA
- a CDS encoding DMT family transporter produces the protein MRMGLEGWGSGLVGVVIFSGSLPATRVAVQGFEPVFLTSARAVIAALVAALLLVLLRQKRPQRADLVPLALVAGGVVVGFPLLTAVALRSITSAHSIVFIGLLPLATALFAVLRGGERPKPLFWLFSGLGSLAVMGFALMQSGGGAIEGDLLMLAAVIVCGLGYAEGAKLSRRLGGWQVISWALILALPVMAVTGALSFPQTLGEVGAPAWLGLAYVSLFSMLIGFIFWYRGLAIGGTAAVGQLQLIQPFLGLLLAGLLLGEAVSPAMAFATLGVVASVAGARRHA, from the coding sequence ATGCGCATGGGACTGGAAGGCTGGGGCAGCGGGCTTGTCGGGGTGGTGATCTTCAGCGGGTCGCTGCCGGCGACGCGGGTGGCGGTGCAGGGGTTCGAGCCGGTGTTCCTGACCTCGGCGCGGGCGGTGATTGCGGCGCTCGTCGCGGCGCTGCTGCTGGTGCTCCTGCGGCAGAAGCGGCCGCAGCGGGCGGATCTGGTGCCGCTGGCCCTGGTCGCGGGCGGGGTGGTGGTGGGGTTTCCGCTCCTGACCGCCGTGGCGCTGCGCTCGATCACCTCGGCGCATTCGATCGTGTTCATCGGTCTGCTGCCCCTGGCGACAGCGCTGTTTGCGGTGCTGCGCGGCGGGGAGCGGCCGAAGCCGCTGTTCTGGCTGTTTTCCGGCCTCGGCAGCCTGGCGGTCATGGGCTTTGCCCTGATGCAGAGTGGCGGCGGGGCAATCGAGGGCGATCTCCTGATGCTGGCGGCGGTGATCGTCTGTGGCCTTGGCTATGCGGAAGGGGCGAAGCTGTCGCGGCGGCTGGGCGGCTGGCAGGTGATCAGCTGGGCGCTGATCCTGGCGCTGCCGGTGATGGCGGTGACGGGCGCGCTGAGCTTTCCCCAGACGTTGGGCGAGGTGGGCGCTCCGGCCTGGCTGGGCCTTGCCTATGTGTCGCTGTTCAGCATGCTCATCGGCTTCATCTTCTGGTACCGGGGGCTGGCCATCGGCGGGACGGCGGCCGTCGGCCAGCTGCAGCTGATCCAGCCCTTCCTCGGATTGCTGCTGGCGGGACTGCTGCTCGGCGAAGCGGTGAGCCCGGCGATGGCCTTTGCCACGCTTGGTGTCGTGGCGTCCGTGGCGGGGGCGCGGCGCCATGCCTGA
- a CDS encoding DUF4332 domain-containing protein, which produces MAYPVSDIEGIGKVYAEKLHGVGIKTTDDLLDRAKDPKGRKALAEETGIDGSRILKWANMSDLMRIKGVAEEYSELLEAAGVDTVKELKHRVPANLAAKMAEVNEARKLVRQVPSEKMVEKWVEEAKALPAIMSY; this is translated from the coding sequence ATGGCCTATCCGGTGAGTGACATCGAGGGGATCGGCAAGGTCTATGCCGAGAAGCTTCACGGCGTTGGAATCAAGACGACGGACGACCTGCTCGACCGCGCCAAGGATCCCAAGGGGCGCAAGGCCCTGGCGGAAGAGACCGGCATCGACGGCAGCCGCATCCTGAAATGGGCCAACATGTCCGACCTGATGCGGATCAAGGGCGTCGCGGAAGAGTATTCCGAGCTGCTGGAAGCCGCCGGCGTCGACACGGTCAAGGAACTCAAGCACCGCGTCCCGGCCAACCTGGCCGCAAAGATGGCCGAAGTGAACGAGGCCAGGAAACTGGTCCGTCAGGTGCCCTCGGAAAAGATGGTCGAGAAGTGGGTCGAGGAAGCCAAGGCGCTTCCGGCGATCATGAGCTACTGA